Proteins encoded within one genomic window of Pseudalkalibacillus sp. SCS-8:
- a CDS encoding DDE-type integrase/transposase/recombinase, whose translation MEHLSICPKDGTTREILVNYLTTSLEMDIAYRTLKKLIESLEGNVHPEAILHSDQGVHNTHPEFQKRVKKLGFNQSMSRKGNDYMEYYNSSRYQWGLRRMTPEQFRGHLLAA comes from the coding sequence ATGGAACACCTGTCTATTTGTCCCAAAGATGGAACTACACGTGAAATCTTAGTCAACTACTTAACAACATCATTAGAGATGGACATCGCTTATCGCACGCTTAAAAAGCTAATAGAATCTTTGGAGGGTAACGTCCACCCTGAAGCAATTCTTCACTCTGATCAGGGTGTTCACAATACACATCCTGAATTTCAAAAGAGAGTTAAAAAGCTTGGGTTTAATCAATCTATGTCACGAAAGGGAAACGATTACATGGAGTACTACAATTCCTCGAGGTATCAATGGGGATTAAGAAGAATGACCCCAGAACAATTCCGGGGTCACCTCTTAGCTGCTTAG
- a CDS encoding GNAT family N-acetyltransferase: MDLIKQIEELNFALLQSFSNKQDQPWGVLFWNQHQPALYDANHAHVSEQPEHPDKVIDEVISFYEDLNIIPRFYLYNVESLTGFIDQLKEEKGFQYEAFSQPIQLWNKEITQLPSNQEVTIEKVTTKNYQDALMVECQITEFGGKAVREKAFESEFNDPRYTHYLLKYNGIPCSTACLFVHGSQGRVESVATIEEYRGKGLIGLVLQHVQKEAQNRQLEKVWVHPINERVEKVYSRYGFDTVLTLQTGHAFLGGDGIKAIHRQ; the protein is encoded by the coding sequence ATGGATTTAATTAAACAGATTGAAGAGCTGAATTTTGCACTTTTACAATCCTTTTCAAATAAACAAGATCAACCGTGGGGTGTTTTATTTTGGAACCAACACCAACCAGCCTTATATGATGCAAACCATGCCCATGTGAGTGAACAGCCTGAACACCCTGATAAAGTGATCGATGAGGTCATTTCATTCTATGAGGATCTAAATATTATTCCAAGATTTTATCTATATAACGTTGAGTCCTTGACAGGCTTTATTGATCAATTAAAAGAAGAGAAGGGCTTTCAATATGAAGCGTTTTCGCAACCTATTCAGCTATGGAATAAAGAAATAACACAGTTACCTTCAAATCAAGAAGTCACAATCGAGAAAGTAACCACTAAGAATTATCAGGATGCCTTAATGGTCGAGTGTCAGATTACCGAATTTGGAGGAAAAGCCGTTCGTGAAAAGGCTTTTGAATCTGAATTTAATGATCCTCGTTATACGCATTACCTATTAAAATATAACGGCATACCATGTTCCACAGCATGTTTATTTGTTCATGGCAGTCAAGGGAGAGTAGAAAGTGTTGCCACAATCGAGGAATACAGAGGAAAAGGATTAATTGGTTTGGTGCTCCAGCATGTACAAAAAGAAGCTCAAAACCGACAGCTCGAAAAAGTATGGGTCCACCCCATTAATGAACGAGTGGAAAAAGTGTATAGTCGCTACGGATTTGATACGGTACTTACCTTACAAACCGGACATGCTTTTTTAGGTGGGGACGGTATTAAGGCGATACACAGGCAGTAA
- a CDS encoding tRNA-dihydrouridine synthase, protein MKDNFWHELPRPFFVLAPMEAVTDVVFRHVVSEAARPDVFFTEFTNTESYCHPKGKDSVKGRLTFTEDEQPIVAHIWGDKPEYFRQMSIGMAEMGFRGIDINMGCPVQNVAGNGKGCGLIRRPEVAAELIQAAKAGGLPVSVKTRLGYTRVDEWRHWLKHLLEQDIVNLSIHLRTKKEMSNVDAHWELIPEIKQLRDEVAPETLLTINGDIPDRQKGLELAEKYGVDGIMIGRGVFHNPFCFEKEKKEHTSEELLDLLRLQLDLHDKYSEELEPRLFKPLRRFFKIYVKGFRGASQLRNQLMETESTDEVRALLDEFTEKDGGVQEEEGFTVS, encoded by the coding sequence ATGAAAGATAATTTTTGGCATGAGTTACCGCGACCGTTTTTTGTTCTGGCACCGATGGAAGCTGTGACGGATGTCGTTTTTCGTCATGTCGTGAGTGAAGCAGCGAGACCTGACGTATTTTTTACAGAGTTTACGAATACGGAAAGCTACTGTCACCCGAAAGGAAAAGACAGCGTTAAAGGGCGTCTTACGTTCACGGAAGATGAACAACCGATTGTCGCCCATATTTGGGGAGACAAACCTGAATACTTCCGCCAAATGAGTATTGGTATGGCCGAAATGGGCTTTCGCGGAATAGATATTAATATGGGGTGTCCTGTGCAGAATGTTGCAGGGAATGGAAAAGGATGCGGGCTGATTCGCCGTCCTGAGGTTGCAGCGGAGCTTATCCAGGCAGCAAAAGCAGGGGGACTCCCTGTAAGTGTGAAGACTCGACTCGGATATACGAGAGTGGATGAATGGCGCCACTGGCTGAAGCATCTCCTTGAACAGGATATTGTCAATCTTTCCATCCATCTCCGAACGAAAAAGGAGATGAGTAATGTTGATGCTCATTGGGAGCTCATTCCGGAGATCAAGCAGCTTCGTGACGAAGTGGCCCCTGAAACGCTTCTGACCATCAACGGGGATATACCTGACCGTCAAAAGGGACTAGAACTTGCAGAAAAATATGGCGTAGACGGCATTATGATCGGACGAGGCGTATTCCATAACCCGTTCTGCTTCGAGAAAGAGAAGAAAGAGCATACGAGCGAAGAACTGCTCGATCTTCTACGACTGCAGCTCGATCTGCATGATAAATATTCCGAAGAACTAGAGCCACGACTCTTTAAACCGCTCCGCCGCTTCTTTAAGATATACGTCAAAGGATTCCGAGGAGCAAGTCAATTACGGAATCAGCTGATGGAAACAGAATCCACAGATGAAGTGCGCGCTCTACTGGATGAGTTCACAGAGAAAGATGGAGGCGTTCAGGAAGAGGAAGGATTTACTGTTTCTTAG
- a CDS encoding immunity 26/phosphotriesterase HocA family protein gives MNRLFSNRFEIEDDLTIEEIEKLVHNKELKVIQISNQIDPSVLIKLNNIFFSQRNDVFFRVYGFYGEECNLSFLKHMNNVVHFTVDSLMEVEGIEYIAYLDNLKSLGIGIFNSKDFNILNDVPKDLEYLSLGATRSKKPDLAPLQHFKNMENLFIEGQQKNIEVLNDLPSLNDLTLRSITTNGIDYISNLKRLTSLDIKLGSITNYKAIEGFQNIKYLELWQVRGLKDLSFISTLVGLEHLFLQSLKNVEKLPSLENLKKLKKVELEDMKGLKDIRALANAPSLEEFSHASASNMKPADYIPLLQNPSLKKAFCGFGSDWKNNEFDELKAKYLKTSDEEIVLVKMKPSRKKLKDGNIFVLQPKKGLYMFGKVIRANLNMENDIGMNGGTIVHIYKGVYSNYKEIPYLSSENLLLPPQIIINNGWTRGFFMNVGNSEVTNKDIPESYGFYHDFWNKSYDIEGNELEEKPKVCGSLSISNYMVIQAMLNKLYEDDPTIFERDNRISQ, from the coding sequence ATGAACAGATTATTTAGTAATAGGTTTGAAATTGAAGATGATTTGACTATCGAGGAGATAGAAAAGCTAGTACATAATAAAGAACTTAAAGTGATACAAATTTCAAATCAAATTGATCCGTCTGTTTTAATTAAGTTGAACAATATATTTTTTAGCCAGAGAAACGATGTCTTTTTTAGAGTGTATGGTTTTTATGGTGAGGAATGCAATCTAAGTTTTTTAAAACACATGAATAATGTAGTTCACTTTACAGTCGATAGCTTAATGGAAGTTGAAGGTATAGAATACATAGCATATTTAGATAACCTGAAGTCACTTGGCATAGGCATTTTTAATAGTAAAGATTTTAATATATTAAATGATGTACCTAAGGATTTAGAGTATCTATCACTAGGTGCAACAAGGTCAAAAAAGCCTGATCTTGCACCACTTCAACACTTTAAGAATATGGAGAATTTGTTTATAGAAGGACAACAAAAGAATATTGAAGTTCTTAATGATTTGCCATCCTTAAATGATCTAACACTAAGGTCTATTACAACAAATGGTATTGACTATATTTCAAATTTAAAAAGATTAACATCTCTTGATATTAAATTAGGAAGTATTACAAATTATAAGGCAATAGAAGGCTTTCAAAACATTAAATACCTTGAGTTATGGCAAGTAAGGGGCCTAAAAGATTTATCATTTATCTCTACTTTAGTAGGTTTAGAGCATCTATTTCTCCAGTCCCTTAAAAATGTAGAAAAGTTGCCATCCCTTGAAAACTTAAAAAAGCTAAAAAAAGTGGAATTAGAGGATATGAAGGGTCTAAAAGATATTCGTGCATTAGCAAATGCACCTTCTTTAGAAGAGTTTAGTCATGCTTCTGCAAGTAATATGAAGCCAGCTGATTATATTCCTTTACTACAGAATCCTTCTCTAAAAAAAGCATTTTGTGGTTTCGGCAGTGATTGGAAAAATAATGAGTTTGATGAACTAAAAGCAAAATATTTAAAGACTTCTGATGAAGAAATCGTATTAGTTAAAATGAAACCATCAAGGAAGAAATTAAAAGATGGAAATATCTTCGTACTACAACCTAAAAAAGGTCTGTATATGTTTGGGAAGGTAATCAGGGCTAACTTAAATATGGAAAATGATATTGGAATGAATGGTGGCACTATCGTTCATATTTACAAAGGTGTTTATAGCAATTATAAGGAGATCCCATATTTATCAAGTGAAAATTTATTGTTACCACCTCAAATTATTATAAATAATGGTTGGACCAGAGGCTTTTTTATGAATGTAGGAAATAGTGAGGTTACCAATAAGGATATTCCAGAAAGTTATGGTTTTTATCACGACTTTTGGAACAAGTCTTATGATATTGAAGGTAACGAACTAGAAGAGAAACCAAAAGTATGCGGAAGTTTAAGTATTAGTAATTACATGGTAATTCAAGCAATGCTTAATAAATTATATGAAGACGATCCAACAATTTTTGAAAGAGATAATAGAATATCACAATGA
- the rlmH gene encoding 23S rRNA (pseudouridine(1915)-N(3))-methyltransferase RlmH — MNIQIISVGKLKEKYLKQGIAEYVKRLGPYAKVEIIEVPDEKAPEQLSETEMEQVKTAEGNRILSKIGQDVHVIALAIQGKQQTSEQLAKNLDQLATYGKSKVAFVIGGSLGLSDEVLSRSNEQLSFSKMTFPHQLMRLVLVEQIYRAFKINRGEPYHK, encoded by the coding sequence GTGAATATACAAATTATTAGTGTTGGAAAATTAAAAGAGAAATACTTGAAGCAAGGAATTGCGGAATATGTAAAAAGGTTAGGACCGTATGCAAAGGTCGAGATCATAGAGGTTCCGGATGAAAAAGCACCCGAACAACTGAGCGAAACCGAAATGGAGCAAGTAAAGACAGCCGAAGGCAACCGAATCCTATCCAAAATCGGTCAAGACGTCCATGTCATCGCCCTTGCAATCCAAGGTAAACAGCAAACATCCGAACAGCTCGCAAAAAACCTTGACCAACTCGCCACTTACGGAAAGTCGAAGGTAGCGTTTGTAATTGGAGGTTCTTTAGGTTTGAGTGATGAAGTATTGAGCCGTTCCAATGAACAGCTCTCCTTTTCCAAGATGACATTTCCGCATCAGCTGATGAGGCTGGTTCTCGTTGAGCAGATCTATCGAGCATTTAAAATTAACCGAGGGGAACCGTACCATAAATAG
- a CDS encoding CxxH/CxxC protein, producing the protein MENRVCATLLTCGQTAKGVRASVIACCKEHVELALDIIVDEHEVAPEMRVLTEEEQLSTTCEYCEKHAIYMVSN; encoded by the coding sequence ATGGAAAATCGGGTTTGTGCTACACTATTAACATGTGGACAAACAGCTAAAGGAGTGAGAGCATCCGTGATTGCATGCTGTAAGGAGCACGTCGAACTAGCGTTGGATATTATCGTTGATGAGCATGAAGTCGCCCCAGAAATGAGGGTTTTAACAGAAGAAGAGCAATTATCCACAACCTGTGAATATTGCGAAAAACATGCCATATATATGGTGTCAAACTAA
- a CDS encoding S1C family serine protease yields MGYYDDEYRNHSNQKGNKSRGFLMGLTGVLLGALLVIFATDFGLFSSDLSPNKEATGDTTETVPGETINVDVNTAVTEAVEKAQGAVVEVENIQSSSLFDQGDRAGVGSGVIYKKEGGKAYVVTNAHVVANAKQVEIALVDGTKLDAKLLGSDEIMDLAVLEVDGSKIEHVAEFGSSSTLKPGEPAIAIGNPLGNFPGTVTKGIISAADRTIPVDPNGDGQPDWQAEVIQTDAAINPGNSGGALINIKGQVIGINSMKIAQQAVEGIGFAIPADIARPIIADLEKHGKVKRPFMGVAIVPLTEVSNYHRQQTLKIPSDVNQGVVVTQVEPNTPAGKAGLKEFDVIVTLDGEAIESPAALRKHLYTKKKIGDEMEVTYYREGEKKTTTMTLVETGGKGE; encoded by the coding sequence ATGGGTTACTATGATGATGAATATCGCAATCATTCAAATCAAAAGGGGAATAAATCGAGAGGATTTCTAATGGGGTTGACCGGCGTTTTGCTTGGTGCACTCTTAGTCATTTTCGCAACAGATTTCGGTTTATTCTCGAGTGACCTGAGTCCGAATAAAGAAGCGACCGGAGACACAACTGAAACAGTACCTGGCGAAACGATCAATGTTGATGTGAACACCGCCGTCACCGAGGCCGTTGAAAAAGCCCAAGGAGCGGTCGTCGAGGTTGAGAACATCCAGAGCTCCAGTTTATTTGATCAAGGAGACAGGGCAGGCGTCGGATCAGGCGTCATCTATAAAAAAGAAGGCGGAAAAGCCTACGTCGTTACGAACGCTCACGTTGTTGCCAATGCTAAACAAGTCGAAATCGCCCTTGTAGATGGGACGAAGCTCGATGCAAAACTACTCGGATCAGATGAAATCATGGATCTTGCCGTCCTAGAAGTTGATGGCAGCAAAATCGAACATGTTGCGGAATTCGGAAGCTCAAGCACATTGAAACCAGGTGAGCCTGCCATCGCAATCGGGAATCCACTTGGAAACTTCCCGGGAACAGTGACAAAAGGAATCATCAGTGCAGCGGATCGTACGATTCCAGTCGATCCGAATGGAGACGGACAGCCGGATTGGCAGGCTGAAGTCATCCAGACCGATGCAGCGATCAACCCTGGTAATAGTGGTGGAGCGCTTATCAATATTAAAGGACAGGTAATCGGAATCAACTCAATGAAGATTGCCCAGCAAGCCGTCGAAGGGATCGGGTTTGCAATCCCAGCTGATATCGCACGTCCGATTATCGCAGATCTTGAAAAGCATGGTAAAGTGAAGCGCCCATTCATGGGAGTCGCGATCGTACCATTAACAGAGGTATCGAATTACCATCGCCAGCAAACATTGAAGATCCCAAGTGATGTGAATCAGGGTGTCGTTGTCACACAAGTCGAACCAAACACACCAGCTGGTAAAGCGGGTCTTAAGGAATTCGATGTGATCGTCACACTTGATGGTGAAGCAATCGAATCACCAGCAGCACTCAGAAAGCATCTATATACGAAGAAAAAGATCGGTGATGAAATGGAAGTCACCTACTACCGAGAAGGCGAAAAGAAAACAACAACAATGACCCTTGTAGAAACAGGAGGAAAAGGAGAGTAA
- a CDS encoding MBL fold metallo-hydrolase, which translates to MKFSVLASGSTGNAFYVETDSQRLLVDVGLSGKKVEALFKKIERDPRHLDGILVTHEHSDHIKGLGILARRYKLPIYANEKTWLAMENQIGKIPLDLKFHFECEKVKSFGDLDVESFGVSHDAASPQFYVFHHEGRKLTLATDMGYVSDRIKGTVRDSDILVFESNHDIDMLMMGKYPWNIKRRILGDQGHVSNEDAGEALAEIIGDRTRRVYLAHLSKDNNMKDLARMSVQQTLENRGFQIGEELELYDTDAEVPTKLITV; encoded by the coding sequence TTGAAATTTAGTGTTCTCGCAAGTGGCAGTACAGGAAATGCGTTTTATGTCGAGACGGACTCGCAACGCTTGCTTGTAGACGTTGGTTTGAGCGGTAAGAAGGTTGAGGCGCTGTTCAAGAAAATCGAGCGTGATCCAAGACATTTGGATGGCATCCTGGTCACTCACGAGCATAGCGACCATATTAAAGGCCTAGGCATACTCGCACGTCGGTATAAACTACCGATCTATGCAAATGAAAAAACGTGGCTCGCGATGGAAAATCAGATTGGGAAGATTCCGCTTGATTTGAAATTCCATTTTGAATGCGAAAAGGTGAAATCGTTCGGAGACCTCGATGTCGAATCCTTCGGTGTCTCTCATGATGCAGCTAGTCCCCAATTTTATGTGTTCCATCATGAAGGAAGAAAGCTCACGCTTGCTACTGATATGGGCTACGTCAGTGATCGGATCAAAGGCACCGTGAGAGATTCGGATATTCTCGTCTTCGAGTCGAATCACGATATCGATATGCTGATGATGGGGAAATACCCATGGAATATCAAGCGCAGGATCCTTGGCGACCAAGGCCACGTTTCCAATGAGGATGCAGGGGAAGCCCTTGCTGAAATCATCGGTGACAGGACCCGACGTGTCTACCTGGCCCATTTGAGTAAGGATAACAATATGAAGGACCTCGCCCGGATGTCCGTGCAACAAACGCTCGAGAACCGAGGCTTCCAGATCGGTGAAGAGCTAGAATTATACGATACGGACGCAGAGGTTCCTACGAAACTCATAACGGTATAA
- the yycI gene encoding two-component system regulatory protein YycI: MDWKNIKTIFIFTFLILNLYLGTEFYNKVNPDVETLKAEKLKKSDIKYAGNKLPEIKKDLTLISGTSKTFTEKDAEAFIKKNSNQTVDMESDKKVLDVTLKDPFKVSTENKAQLIKDLNYFINDYVPDSNQYKYWKQVGERNLFLFIQQQDGIPLYFDEYTSENNLSGLIEIITEVDENNQEVITGYRFSKMDLEKGEKVSKAIKAEDALRVPDIPAGTTVEKIELVYFTFINNEGWKVFVPHWHIVTEDDEWMVNVTDSSGNKVDPKAESGGK; the protein is encoded by the coding sequence ATGGACTGGAAAAACATCAAAACCATTTTCATTTTCACCTTCCTGATCCTGAACCTTTATCTCGGTACGGAATTTTACAATAAAGTGAATCCTGATGTGGAAACATTAAAGGCAGAAAAGCTGAAGAAATCGGATATCAAATACGCCGGGAACAAGCTTCCGGAAATTAAAAAAGACCTGACGCTCATCAGTGGAACATCAAAAACCTTTACCGAAAAGGATGCCGAAGCCTTCATCAAGAAGAATTCCAATCAAACGGTGGACATGGAATCCGATAAAAAGGTCCTGGATGTGACGCTGAAGGATCCGTTCAAGGTATCGACCGAAAACAAAGCACAGCTCATCAAGGATTTGAACTACTTCATCAATGACTATGTTCCGGATTCGAATCAATATAAATATTGGAAGCAGGTCGGAGAACGTAACCTTTTCCTTTTTATTCAACAGCAAGATGGAATCCCATTGTATTTTGATGAGTATACCTCAGAAAACAATTTGTCCGGGCTGATTGAAATCATTACCGAGGTCGATGAAAATAATCAAGAAGTCATTACAGGCTACCGGTTCTCCAAAATGGATTTGGAAAAGGGAGAAAAAGTATCGAAAGCCATCAAGGCTGAAGATGCATTACGTGTCCCAGATATTCCGGCTGGTACAACTGTTGAGAAAATCGAACTCGTCTATTTCACCTTCATTAATAATGAAGGCTGGAAGGTTTTCGTCCCGCATTGGCACATTGTCACGGAAGATGATGAATGGATGGTCAATGTAACGGACTCATCCGGAAATAAAGTAGATCCGAAAGCAGAAAGTGGAGGAAAATAA
- a CDS encoding YycH family regulatory protein produces MVGKHILRQLKKFYSSIWDRIELIKSVLLSLLIILSMFLTWSLWTYTPNINVLENQEPFKTAIENGDKKNLGEMIQPKQIILHKGDKHYWSYFKDQEEVYKQLQETLLIQGEEVEYKPSTPDEGIEIFYPTEIPGEVLRETFSFGNGNDNPFRNSTRNIEKIKVFKEEGIWKVQFIGKDRENEKQMKSAKVVQFQLPRQSSNIPNLIDKMIGSENTQEVALYEIQKKAYYLPVNEMTVQSSIFTSDTVEIDLFVRALLQEDVAVRKRDDKILYGDPTSLITYEEDNETFSYRNLKTQDGGLQQNAIIQSLDFINRHEGWTDNFNLYHYYDSRLDLDTNNKQKEIRYRMIVDGFPVMDDPANNASISEIEIEWTKSQPNKYERSLRYLKDPYGDFTEKVASGNAVIKALERMKVSTITDITLGYKAVQIDSNFELLPTWYYRGVSSWMEIDFEANEPPIDKGA; encoded by the coding sequence ATGGTAGGGAAGCATATACTCCGCCAACTGAAAAAGTTCTATTCCTCTATATGGGATCGTATTGAACTTATCAAATCTGTCCTCTTGTCCCTGTTGATTATCCTCAGTATGTTCCTTACATGGAGCTTATGGACGTATACGCCGAACATCAATGTCCTCGAGAACCAAGAACCGTTTAAAACAGCGATTGAGAACGGTGATAAGAAAAATCTTGGTGAAATGATTCAACCGAAGCAGATCATCCTTCATAAAGGTGATAAACATTACTGGTCATACTTCAAGGACCAGGAAGAGGTATATAAACAGCTGCAGGAGACTCTTCTCATCCAAGGAGAAGAGGTGGAGTACAAGCCTAGTACACCTGATGAAGGGATAGAGATTTTTTATCCGACCGAGATCCCTGGAGAAGTGTTGAGAGAGACTTTCTCGTTCGGGAATGGAAATGATAATCCGTTTCGAAACAGCACACGAAACATTGAAAAGATAAAGGTTTTTAAAGAGGAAGGCATTTGGAAGGTCCAATTCATCGGGAAAGACCGGGAAAATGAAAAGCAGATGAAATCGGCTAAAGTCGTCCAATTTCAACTGCCTAGACAGTCTTCCAATATTCCGAATCTAATCGACAAAATGATCGGCTCAGAAAACACCCAGGAAGTAGCGTTATATGAAATTCAAAAGAAAGCCTATTATTTGCCCGTTAATGAAATGACAGTCCAGTCGTCCATCTTTACGTCGGATACAGTAGAAATCGATTTATTCGTTCGAGCGCTCCTACAGGAGGATGTAGCTGTTCGAAAAAGAGATGACAAGATTCTTTACGGAGACCCGACAAGCCTTATTACGTACGAAGAAGACAACGAAACATTCTCGTACCGGAATTTGAAGACCCAGGATGGCGGATTGCAACAGAATGCCATCATTCAAAGTCTGGACTTCATCAATCGACATGAAGGATGGACGGACAATTTCAACCTCTATCATTATTACGATTCGAGGTTGGATCTAGATACGAACAATAAACAAAAGGAAATCCGTTACAGGATGATTGTAGACGGTTTCCCTGTAATGGATGATCCGGCTAACAACGCATCGATCAGTGAGATCGAAATTGAATGGACGAAATCGCAGCCGAACAAGTATGAGCGGTCTCTCCGGTATCTGAAGGATCCTTATGGTGATTTCACAGAAAAGGTTGCAAGCGGAAACGCCGTAATCAAAGCGTTAGAACGTATGAAAGTCAGTACTATCACGGACATTACCCTAGGGTATAAAGCGGTTCAAATCGATTCGAACTTTGAGCTTCTACCAACCTGGTATTATCGAGGTGTGTCCTCTTGGATGGAAATTGATTTTGAAGCCAATGAACCACCGATTGATAAAGGAGCGTAG
- the walK gene encoding cell wall metabolism sensor histidine kinase WalK, translating into MKKVGFFKSIHFKFVVVYILLIIIAMQVIGVLFMERQEEKLKDNFTKNIDENADLIEVNLEEELEILLTQSEKDTSEQRLSEMLQDFSFSDIDKMMVINTDQQIIAADDSNLVGQKTTEAIISQALLGLTTNDIFKKEGENVRTYVVSKPIRIGQSGQILGALYLEASIEDIYELSRTLNEILANATIIALAITAFLGIILASTITRPLADMQKQAQVMARGDFTRKVKVYDKDEIGQLAASFNDLTKKLQEANEITESERTKLRSVLSYMTDGVIATDRQGYIILMNDRSEEMLSLSRHEAMGRFLPEVLGIEEEFRIDKLEESADSLILDYSSHEVPFILRASFSVIQKDDGPVNGIITVLHDVTEQEQIERDRREFVSNVSHELRTPLTTMRSYLEALEDGAMKDENLAPKFLQVTQQETERMIRLVTDLLQLSKMDNKDYRLDFQKVNLRELMLQVIDRFEMSKNDKISFEKHLYDKPLPVRVDRDKIIQVLDNIISNAIKYSPDGGKITFVLEKDGKNVHISIKDEGVGIPKQNLSKIFDRFYRVDKARSREIGGTGLGLAIASEVVKAHNGEIWAESEYGKGTTIHVKLPTHQTREVSA; encoded by the coding sequence ATGAAAAAGGTTGGCTTCTTTAAATCGATACATTTTAAATTTGTTGTGGTCTATATTTTGCTTATCATTATCGCCATGCAAGTCATTGGCGTTCTTTTTATGGAGCGGCAGGAAGAGAAGCTGAAGGACAACTTCACGAAAAATATAGATGAAAACGCGGATCTCATTGAAGTCAACCTTGAGGAAGAGCTTGAAATCCTTCTTACTCAGTCTGAAAAGGATACTTCCGAGCAAAGGTTGTCTGAGATGCTCCAGGATTTTTCTTTTTCAGATATTGATAAAATGATGGTCATCAACACGGACCAGCAAATTATCGCTGCGGATGACAGCAATCTTGTCGGGCAGAAGACGACAGAAGCGATCATCTCTCAGGCGTTGCTGGGATTGACGACGAACGATATCTTCAAGAAAGAAGGAGAAAATGTCCGTACGTACGTTGTGTCCAAGCCAATCCGGATTGGCCAAAGCGGGCAGATCCTGGGTGCTCTCTATCTTGAGGCATCCATCGAGGATATTTATGAGTTATCGCGTACGCTCAACGAAATTCTAGCAAATGCGACAATTATTGCCCTGGCAATTACCGCATTTTTAGGGATCATTCTTGCGAGTACGATTACGAGACCTCTTGCAGATATGCAGAAGCAGGCACAAGTAATGGCAAGAGGGGACTTCACCCGTAAGGTAAAAGTGTATGATAAGGATGAAATCGGCCAACTGGCGGCTTCCTTCAATGATTTGACGAAGAAACTCCAGGAAGCCAATGAAATTACCGAAAGTGAGCGGACGAAGCTAAGATCGGTCCTTTCCTATATGACAGATGGGGTGATCGCGACCGACCGACAAGGGTACATCATCCTGATGAATGACCGATCTGAGGAAATGCTCTCTTTATCAAGGCACGAAGCAATGGGACGTTTCCTGCCGGAGGTTCTCGGAATTGAAGAAGAATTCCGGATTGATAAGCTGGAAGAATCCGCTGACTCATTGATCCTCGATTATAGTTCACATGAAGTACCTTTCATTTTGCGAGCGAGCTTCTCTGTCATCCAAAAGGATGATGGTCCTGTTAACGGGATTATCACCGTCCTTCATGACGTGACGGAACAAGAACAAATTGAACGTGATCGAAGAGAATTCGTCTCCAATGTGTCCCACGAGCTTCGAACGCCGTTAACAACGATGAGAAGCTATTTGGAAGCATTGGAGGATGGTGCAATGAAGGATGAGAACCTTGCACCTAAGTTCCTCCAGGTCACGCAACAGGAAACCGAGCGAATGATCCGTCTCGTAACCGATCTATTACAATTATCGAAAATGGATAACAAGGATTATCGTCTTGATTTCCAAAAGGTGAATTTACGAGAATTGATGCTGCAGGTCATCGATCGGTTCGAAATGTCGAAAAACGATAAAATTTCCTTTGAAAAACATCTATACGATAAACCACTACCCGTCCGGGTGGATCGTGACAAGATTATACAAGTGCTGGATAACATCATCTCCAATGCGATAAAATATTCGCCAGACGGTGGAAAGATCACCTTTGTACTTGAAAAGGACGGCAAGAATGTCCATATCAGCATAAAGGATGAAGGGGTCGGTATTCCAAAGCAGAACTTATCGAAAATATTCGACCGATTCTATCGTGTAGATAAAGCAAGATCGAGAGAAATCGGCGGGACAGGCCTTGGCTTAGCGATTGCAAGCGAAGTCGTGAAGGCCCATAACGGGGAAATCTGGGCAGAAAGTGAGTACGGAAAAGGCACCACCATCCACGTGAAGCTTCCGACTCACCAGACCAGGGAGGTAAGCGCATAA